The proteins below are encoded in one region of Sphingobacterium sp. R2:
- the tatA gene encoding twin-arginine translocase TatA/TatE family subunit — translation MSTSLLIMGIGGQELIVIVVILLLLFGGKKIPELMRGLGKGVKEFKDGQKEDSPTEKKTEVEDNK, via the coding sequence ATGTCAACATCATTATTAATCATGGGAATCGGGGGGCAAGAGTTAATTGTCATTGTAGTAATATTGTTACTATTATTTGGTGGCAAGAAGATTCCCGAATTGATGCGCGGGTTGGGTAAGGGCGTTAAGGAATTTAAAGATGGCCAAAAAGAGGACTCTCCAACAGAGAAAAAAACTGAGGTAGAAGATAATAAATAG
- the rplM gene encoding 50S ribosomal protein L13 — protein sequence MNTLSYKTVSANKNTVNKEWIVVDAEGEILGRLASNIAKVIRGKHKPTFTPHVDCGDNVIVINADKIKLTGNKLGDKVYVRYTGYPGGQRFVSPKELMAKFPERIIEKAVRGMLPKNRLGRQLFKNLYVYAGTEHKHEAQNPKPVKF from the coding sequence GTGAATACGTTAAGTTACAAAACTGTCTCTGCCAACAAGAACACCGTTAACAAAGAGTGGATCGTTGTTGACGCTGAAGGAGAGATTTTGGGGCGTTTGGCGAGCAACATCGCGAAAGTAATTCGTGGTAAGCACAAGCCTACATTCACCCCACACGTAGACTGTGGAGATAACGTGATTGTTATCAATGCAGACAAAATCAAATTGACCGGAAACAAATTAGGTGACAAAGTTTACGTACGCTACACTGGATATCCAGGTGGTCAGCGTTTTGTTTCTCCTAAAGAGTTAATGGCTAAATTCCCTGAGCGCATCATTGAAAAAGCTGTTCGTGGTATGCTTCCTAAAAACCGTTTAGGTCGTCAATTGTTTAAGAACCTTTACGTTTATGCTGGTACTGAGCACAAGCATGAAGCACAAAATCCAAAACCAGTTAAATTTTAA
- a CDS encoding SDR family oxidoreductase — protein sequence MLKENALKGKRILITGGGTGLGKAMTDYFLELGASCLITSRKEDIIQQTAKELSEKHQAKCLAVAGDVRNYDDVEHVVSYGYEHFGGIDILINNAAGNFISPTERLSHRAFESVIGIVLQGSINYTLALGKRWIAQNEQNKAVLSIVTTYAWTGSGYVVPSATAKAGVLALTRSLAVEWGKKGIRLNAIAPGPFQTSGAMERLLPGELGQLLSPTKRIPLGRLGELQELANLAAYLVSDYASYINGDVITIDGGEWLKGAGEFNGLDIIPEDQWDSIEKMTRNAKST from the coding sequence ATGTTAAAGGAGAACGCACTAAAAGGAAAGCGAATATTAATCACGGGTGGTGGCACAGGGCTAGGAAAAGCGATGACAGATTACTTTCTTGAGCTTGGAGCCTCTTGTCTGATTACAAGTCGCAAAGAGGATATTATACAACAGACAGCAAAAGAATTATCAGAAAAACATCAGGCAAAATGTCTTGCTGTGGCGGGGGATGTTCGCAATTATGATGATGTTGAACACGTCGTTTCCTATGGATATGAGCATTTCGGTGGAATAGATATTCTCATAAATAATGCCGCTGGAAATTTTATCTCCCCTACCGAACGTTTAAGCCATCGAGCCTTTGAATCTGTCATTGGAATTGTCCTTCAAGGGAGTATAAATTATACCCTCGCGCTGGGAAAAAGGTGGATCGCGCAAAATGAACAAAATAAGGCTGTACTGAGTATTGTCACAACCTATGCGTGGACTGGATCTGGATATGTAGTACCATCTGCAACTGCCAAGGCTGGAGTTCTAGCACTCACCCGTTCGCTAGCTGTGGAATGGGGAAAAAAAGGGATACGACTAAACGCTATCGCACCAGGCCCATTTCAAACCTCCGGAGCCATGGAACGCTTGTTGCCTGGTGAATTGGGCCAACTTCTCTCCCCAACCAAACGTATCCCTTTGGGTCGCTTGGGTGAACTACAGGAACTTGCTAATCTCGCGGCCTATTTAGTATCTGACTACGCAAGTTATATCAATGGTGATGTCATTACTATAGATGGTGGAGAGTGGCTTAAAGGAGCAGGAGAGTTTAATGGTTTGGATATTATTCCCGAAGATCAATGGGATTCTATTGAAAAGATGACCCGAAACGCAAAAAGCACCTAA
- a CDS encoding tetratricopeptide repeat protein, with amino-acid sequence MRFNFLNKRFLSFIGVFLLVVNSLHAQSQDRKTKPYDARFKNVQEILKQGKIGPGMDSLDAIIADFPQADDIYFTKAILLAQMRNQDGAIQAIKQALDIQSKPEYLSFAVDAFKSKNDADSALIYLDKLIDQDDNNTASLKRERIMLLFNGGYKDVALEYFYKTKEIAGSSDTLDMVGSVLLNDAGNYKSVIELLKPWADKGTSLAQVYGQLAQAYNLSKNSKLALEYINKGILTTKEDFLYFDLADLYRFDKKLKLSLDALKQGFQSKKIDFADKNRIIMTLLNPKGPYTPDQLLELANILVEVHPRIAESHMAKGQVLWLKDDKTAAQSSLAVAVSMNPYQIDAWRMLMSLDMDKGEFDQAIAHGGEALHYVPNNATILYFTSMAYLMKKDMENSRKFMEAALNNAQEESPFLQANIYGGLGDIYNSLKMYKASDAAYMEAIRLDSTNVTAMNNLAYYLSLRKERLDEATKYAAMATNLQPNNGTFEDTYAWVLFADGKYDEALVWIQKALKNTIPQTSVLLEHYGDILFKLGKKNDAVKQWTLALEKGVDSDDNKLKLKKKIDTKSYVE; translated from the coding sequence ATGAGATTTAATTTTTTGAATAAACGATTTTTAAGTTTTATTGGCGTGTTCCTTTTGGTCGTGAATTCATTGCACGCGCAATCACAAGATAGGAAAACAAAACCATATGATGCCCGATTTAAAAATGTGCAAGAGATATTGAAGCAAGGCAAAATTGGACCGGGTATGGATTCTCTTGACGCTATCATCGCAGACTTTCCGCAGGCAGACGATATCTATTTTACTAAAGCGATTCTTCTTGCTCAGATGAGAAATCAGGATGGAGCGATTCAAGCCATTAAGCAAGCGCTTGATATTCAGTCTAAGCCAGAATATCTGAGTTTCGCGGTCGACGCATTTAAAAGTAAAAATGATGCAGACAGTGCATTGATTTATCTTGATAAGCTGATTGATCAGGACGATAATAACACCGCGTCGCTTAAACGCGAACGAATCATGCTTCTTTTTAATGGCGGATATAAAGATGTGGCTTTAGAGTACTTTTATAAAACTAAAGAAATTGCTGGTTCTTCAGATACGTTGGATATGGTCGGTAGTGTGTTGTTGAATGATGCGGGCAATTATAAAAGTGTCATAGAGCTTTTAAAGCCCTGGGCAGATAAAGGGACTTCTTTAGCCCAGGTGTATGGTCAGCTGGCACAAGCGTATAATCTTTCCAAAAACTCGAAGTTAGCACTGGAATATATCAATAAAGGAATTCTCACCACAAAAGAAGACTTTCTCTATTTTGACTTAGCCGATCTATATCGATTTGATAAAAAGCTCAAGTTATCCCTTGATGCGCTCAAACAGGGGTTTCAGTCTAAAAAGATAGACTTTGCTGATAAAAATCGGATAATAATGACTTTATTAAATCCCAAGGGGCCTTATACACCGGATCAATTACTCGAACTGGCTAATATCCTGGTGGAGGTTCATCCGCGGATTGCTGAAAGCCATATGGCAAAAGGACAGGTACTATGGCTAAAAGATGATAAAACTGCTGCCCAAAGCTCTTTGGCAGTAGCGGTTAGTATGAACCCCTATCAGATCGATGCCTGGCGAATGTTAATGAGCTTGGATATGGATAAAGGTGAATTTGATCAGGCAATCGCTCATGGTGGAGAGGCTTTGCATTATGTGCCCAATAACGCTACAATACTCTATTTTACCAGTATGGCTTATCTGATGAAGAAGGATATGGAAAATAGTCGGAAGTTTATGGAAGCAGCATTGAATAATGCACAGGAAGAATCTCCATTCTTACAGGCAAATATCTATGGCGGATTGGGTGATATTTATAACTCGCTCAAAATGTATAAAGCCTCCGACGCAGCGTACATGGAAGCCATCCGACTCGATAGTACAAATGTGACAGCAATGAACAATTTAGCCTACTATTTGTCGTTAAGAAAGGAACGACTTGATGAGGCTACGAAATATGCTGCTATGGCAACAAATTTGCAACCCAATAATGGTACGTTTGAGGATACTTATGCTTGGGTGCTATTTGCCGATGGAAAATATGACGAAGCATTGGTTTGGATTCAAAAGGCATTAAAAAATACTATCCCACAAACTTCGGTGTTGCTGGAACATTATGGTGATATTCTGTTTAAGTTAGGGAAAAAAAACGATGCCGTTAAACAATGGACTTTGGCTTTGGAAAAGGGAGTGGATTCGGATGATAATAAGCTGAAATTGAAAAAGAAGATTGACACAAAAAGTTATGTGGAATAA
- a CDS encoding LysM peptidoglycan-binding domain-containing protein has translation MIGKQALISLLGGVCFVLPLKAQESAVEGMKEAAQNFFQKSIEKEKQEIYQYLDSIKSTGNNGQQHSEITDEDIQLVRKLKAIEREVPLDYSPRVKELVAKYTSDNYNPYMCRMMGLGQYYFPLFDKILDEVGVPRELKYLSVVESSLNPRDISSAGATGLWQLMYYEAKTYHLTVDSYTDQRMDPIASSYAIAKILKEAYEEYGDWLLAIASYNGGKGAVSRAIQRSGKDKATFWDVAPYLTQQTQNYIPKFIAMTYAMKYADENNINAADTELSLRTQILDINKRISLSQIADALQVSKETLRALNPSFKKNVLNGTEDAPLRLVLPVIDKKIAIEELYAALNTPVAPSNAIQNENLVQTLLNGKYKVKVGETFASIADKFDVTVQDIKSWNNLRSNQIVPGQNLLIKKEDDFVNAKLARNTERSAKKSQQHVANTVRTAYYVVKKGDTLSEIADKNGTSVGRLKSENNLSGSWIKPGMKLKVSKK, from the coding sequence ATGATCGGAAAACAGGCGTTAATTTCATTACTCGGAGGGGTATGCTTTGTGCTACCGCTTAAGGCCCAAGAAAGCGCTGTAGAAGGTATGAAAGAAGCAGCACAAAACTTCTTTCAAAAAAGCATCGAAAAGGAAAAACAGGAGATTTACCAATACCTAGATAGTATAAAATCTACGGGGAATAACGGACAGCAGCATTCGGAAATAACAGATGAAGATATACAGCTGGTTCGGAAATTGAAGGCAATAGAACGGGAGGTCCCGCTAGACTACTCCCCTCGAGTAAAAGAACTCGTGGCGAAATACACCTCAGACAATTATAATCCTTATATGTGTAGAATGATGGGATTAGGACAATACTATTTTCCATTGTTTGATAAAATTTTGGATGAGGTAGGCGTACCACGCGAACTTAAATATCTAAGTGTAGTTGAATCATCCCTAAATCCGCGCGATATTTCCAGTGCAGGAGCGACAGGTTTATGGCAGCTAATGTATTATGAAGCCAAAACTTATCACCTAACTGTAGACAGTTATACCGACCAGCGTATGGATCCGATCGCTTCCAGCTATGCAATCGCAAAGATTTTAAAAGAAGCCTATGAGGAATATGGCGATTGGCTACTAGCAATAGCATCCTATAATGGTGGTAAAGGAGCTGTTAGCCGCGCAATTCAACGCTCAGGAAAGGATAAGGCAACTTTTTGGGATGTTGCACCTTATTTGACACAACAAACTCAAAACTATATCCCTAAATTTATCGCTATGACCTACGCGATGAAGTATGCAGATGAAAATAATATCAATGCGGCAGATACCGAACTTTCATTAAGAACGCAGATCTTGGATATCAATAAACGAATTTCATTGAGCCAAATAGCAGATGCATTACAGGTGTCCAAAGAAACATTACGCGCATTAAATCCTAGTTTTAAGAAGAATGTATTAAATGGTACCGAGGATGCCCCGTTGCGGTTAGTTTTACCTGTAATCGACAAGAAAATCGCTATAGAAGAGTTATATGCAGCACTCAATACGCCAGTGGCCCCTTCAAATGCAATCCAAAATGAAAACCTAGTGCAGACGCTACTCAACGGAAAGTATAAAGTGAAAGTTGGCGAAACATTCGCTTCCATTGCTGATAAGTTTGACGTGACAGTTCAGGATATAAAATCGTGGAATAATCTGCGCAGTAATCAAATTGTTCCTGGTCAAAACCTACTAATAAAGAAGGAGGATGATTTTGTAAATGCAAAATTAGCCCGTAATACAGAACGATCTGCAAAGAAAAGCCAGCAGCATGTAGCCAATACCGTACGTACAGCCTACTATGTCGTAAAGAAAGGCGATACATTATCTGAGATTGCAGATAAAAATGGTACTTCAGTGGGGCGGCTTAAAAGTGAAAACAATTTGAGCGGCAGCTGGATAAAACCAGGAATGAAATTAAAAGTCTCAAAAAAATAA
- the tsf gene encoding translation elongation factor Ts: MSVQISASDVNKLRQQTGAGMMDCKKALVESNGDFEAAVDYLRKKGAKVAASRQDRDSNEGVIIAKATADGKSGIVVEVNCETDFVAKNADFVAFAEKIADIALNNKPASLEELKGLELDGKNIADSLIEQTGVIGEKIDVSKYETITAEKVIAYIHGNYRLGVLVGLSADAAGAEEAGKDVAMQIAAMNPIAIDKDGVDQNTIEREIAIAKEQIIAEGKPAEMAEKIAQGKLNKFFKDTTLLNQEFVKDSSKNIAQFLDSVSKGLTVTAFKRVQLGA; this comes from the coding sequence ATGTCAGTACAAATTTCTGCATCAGATGTAAACAAATTGCGTCAACAAACTGGCGCTGGTATGATGGATTGTAAAAAAGCTTTGGTTGAGTCTAATGGTGACTTTGAAGCTGCTGTAGATTACTTGCGTAAAAAAGGCGCTAAAGTAGCTGCTAGCCGTCAGGATCGCGACTCTAACGAAGGTGTTATCATCGCTAAAGCTACTGCTGATGGCAAATCAGGTATTGTAGTTGAAGTTAACTGTGAAACTGACTTCGTAGCTAAAAACGCAGACTTTGTAGCCTTCGCTGAAAAAATTGCAGATATCGCATTAAACAATAAACCTGCTTCTTTGGAAGAATTAAAAGGTTTGGAACTTGATGGCAAAAATATCGCTGATTCTTTAATCGAGCAAACTGGTGTCATTGGTGAGAAAATTGACGTTTCTAAATACGAAACAATCACTGCTGAAAAAGTTATCGCTTATATTCATGGTAACTACCGTTTAGGTGTATTGGTAGGTCTTTCTGCTGATGCAGCTGGTGCTGAAGAAGCTGGTAAAGATGTGGCAATGCAAATTGCTGCAATGAACCCTATTGCAATTGATAAAGACGGTGTTGATCAAAACACAATCGAGCGTGAAATCGCTATTGCAAAAGAACAAATCATCGCTGAAGGAAAACCAGCTGAAATGGCTGAAAAAATTGCTCAAGGTAAATTGAACAAATTCTTCAAAGATACAACCTTGTTAAACCAAGAGTTTGTAAAAGATTCTTCTAAAAACATCGCGCAATTCTTAGATTCTGTTTCTAAAGGATTGACTGTAACTGCTTTCAAACGCGTACAATTAGGCGCATAA
- a CDS encoding phosphoribosyltransferase family protein, whose translation MSSKKTLILNKEQIKQKSIRIAYQILEDNFEDETLVLVGIADRGYVFAQRLQAILQDISDKEILLIKVTMNKTSRSLSANTDLAVDIAKDKTIILVDDVLNSGRALAYGLGVFLNVPLKKMRTAVLIDRSHHKFPIFSDYYGTKLSTILREHVTVTLEEFDNEEDAAWLI comes from the coding sequence ATGTCTTCAAAGAAAACGCTTATCTTAAATAAAGAACAAATAAAACAAAAATCTATTCGGATTGCCTATCAAATATTGGAAGACAATTTTGAAGATGAAACGCTTGTATTGGTAGGTATTGCTGACCGGGGCTATGTATTTGCTCAACGTCTTCAAGCAATTTTGCAGGACATTTCGGACAAAGAGATTCTATTGATTAAGGTTACAATGAACAAGACCAGCAGGTCATTGAGCGCAAACACAGACTTAGCTGTTGACATCGCAAAAGACAAGACTATTATCCTTGTGGACGATGTACTCAATAGTGGCAGGGCACTAGCTTATGGTCTAGGGGTATTTTTGAATGTACCGCTAAAAAAAATGAGAACTGCTGTATTAATTGATAGAAGCCACCATAAGTTCCCAATATTTAGCGATTACTATGGTACAAAGCTTTCCACGATATTACGGGAACACGTCACTGTTACGCTCGAAGAATTTGACAATGAAGAGGATGCAGCATGGTTAATTTAA
- the rpsB gene encoding 30S ribosomal protein S2: MARTTYQDLLDAGVHFGHLTRKWDPKMAKYIFMERNGIHIIDLNKTLTKLEEAASAIKQIVKSGRKVLFVATKKQAKEIIAQQAKEVNMPFVTERWLGGMLTNFATVRKSIKKMSNIDKMQKDGTYDVLSKKEKLMIQRERIKLENLLGGIADLNRLPAALFIIDVKKEHIAVSEAMKLNIPTFAMVDTNSDPSNIDFPIPANDDASKSISLIAGIIGQAIQEGLDERKRDKEEEAEKDAAAAKAKADNGEASEAKRPRKAKDGE, translated from the coding sequence ATGGCAAGAACTACTTATCAAGATTTATTGGATGCAGGTGTGCACTTTGGTCACCTTACACGTAAATGGGATCCGAAAATGGCTAAGTACATTTTCATGGAGCGCAACGGTATCCACATCATTGACTTGAACAAAACACTTACGAAGTTAGAAGAAGCTGCATCAGCTATCAAACAAATCGTAAAATCAGGTCGCAAAGTTTTATTCGTAGCTACGAAAAAACAAGCAAAAGAGATCATCGCACAACAAGCGAAAGAGGTTAACATGCCTTTCGTGACTGAGCGTTGGTTAGGTGGTATGCTTACAAACTTCGCTACAGTTCGTAAGTCTATCAAAAAAATGTCTAACATTGACAAAATGCAAAAAGATGGTACTTACGATGTATTGTCTAAAAAAGAGAAGTTGATGATTCAACGTGAGCGTATCAAATTAGAAAATCTTTTAGGAGGTATCGCTGATTTGAACCGTTTGCCAGCTGCTTTATTCATCATCGATGTGAAAAAAGAACACATCGCTGTTTCTGAAGCAATGAAATTGAACATCCCTACTTTTGCAATGGTAGATACAAACTCTGATCCTTCGAACATTGATTTCCCAATCCCTGCAAACGATGACGCTAGCAAATCTATTAGCTTAATCGCAGGTATCATTGGTCAAGCAATCCAAGAAGGTTTGGACGAGCGCAAACGCGACAAAGAAGAAGAAGCTGAAAAAGATGCTGCTGCTGCTAAAGCAAAAGCTGATAATGGTGAAGCTTCAGAAGCTAAACGTCCTCGCAAAGCGAAAGACGGAGAATAA
- a CDS encoding NlpC/P60 family protein has translation MKTKKFIASMLFIGLCLVSQAQTNRNSKPESDPDNLAKEYFSQIMGVAVSATTNTKLYQFVYEWLGTPYRLGGDSKRGIDCSKFSYELYDKVFNTSLGYNSRNQYSQVKTVEKNQLKAGDLVFFKIRSRSITHVGVYIGDNKFAHASSSKGVMISNLDEPYWRRYYYNGGRLPEDNRTLTAEIIKAEKDNKLN, from the coding sequence ATGAAAACAAAGAAATTTATAGCGTCAATGCTATTTATCGGCTTATGTCTAGTGTCGCAGGCACAAACCAACAGAAACTCCAAACCAGAATCAGATCCTGACAACTTAGCGAAGGAATACTTTTCACAAATCATGGGAGTTGCAGTATCAGCAACAACAAACACCAAACTTTATCAATTTGTTTATGAATGGCTAGGTACTCCTTACCGTTTAGGAGGAGATTCAAAGAGAGGCATTGATTGTTCAAAATTTTCTTACGAATTATACGACAAAGTGTTCAACACATCGCTGGGGTATAATAGCAGAAATCAGTACTCTCAAGTAAAAACTGTCGAGAAGAATCAGCTTAAAGCTGGTGATTTGGTATTCTTCAAAATAAGAAGTAGAAGTATTACCCATGTAGGGGTTTATATCGGAGATAATAAATTTGCACATGCATCTTCTAGTAAAGGTGTCATGATCAGCAACCTAGATGAGCCATACTGGCGACGTTATTATTACAACGGAGGTCGCTTACCAGAAGATAATAGAACGCTTACTGCGGAGATAATCAAAGCAGAGAAAGATAATAAATTGAATTAA
- a CDS encoding DUF4292 domain-containing protein: protein MWNKIVWACAVMVLLSSCSSKKRMLKEAELRAQNELTIKDNTREAKKNSLRHLFLNNLDYSTFSGKAKMRLDLGKDNYDVNSTIRIEKDKRIWISISATLGIEVARVLITPDSVQILNKFQSEYMVKPFDYLYRFASSDLTFGNLQDLLLANLSVDLLSDIDQVNFKQDSMSVQLDGKLNELDFLYRLNNNNRPYQFRLAQLSKKQLLEANYGEYALASGQEFPMLLKMIISDGRQEIKTEINFNKVTFNEPVEMPFSVSSRYKVIR from the coding sequence ATGTGGAATAAAATTGTTTGGGCTTGTGCTGTAATGGTTTTGCTCTCTTCCTGTAGTTCGAAGAAGAGGATGCTGAAAGAAGCTGAGCTGAGGGCTCAAAACGAATTGACGATAAAGGATAATACCAGAGAGGCAAAGAAAAATAGTTTACGCCATCTTTTTTTGAACAATTTGGATTATTCGACTTTTTCGGGAAAAGCTAAAATGAGGCTTGATTTGGGAAAGGACAATTATGACGTCAATTCAACTATTAGAATAGAGAAGGATAAGCGAATCTGGATTTCCATTTCTGCTACATTGGGTATCGAAGTGGCACGTGTTCTAATAACTCCAGACAGTGTTCAGATCCTCAATAAGTTTCAAAGTGAATATATGGTTAAGCCTTTTGATTATTTATACCGTTTCGCCAGTTCCGATCTGACGTTTGGAAACTTACAAGACTTATTGCTGGCAAATCTGTCTGTGGATCTCTTATCTGATATTGATCAGGTAAACTTTAAGCAGGATTCAATGTCGGTTCAATTGGACGGTAAACTCAATGAGTTGGATTTTTTGTATAGGTTGAATAATAACAATAGGCCTTATCAATTTAGATTAGCCCAACTTTCAAAGAAACAATTATTGGAAGCTAATTATGGCGAATATGCTTTGGCTTCGGGACAGGAATTTCCGATGCTTTTAAAAATGATCATTTCTGACGGCCGCCAAGAAATTAAGACAGAAATTAATTTTAACAAAGTTACTTTTAACGAACCTGTCGAAATGCCTTTTTCAGTATCGTCGCGATATAAAGTAATCCGATGA
- a CDS encoding peptidoglycan DD-metalloendopeptidase family protein, with translation MKFKKTILGIAVFLFMIGISSAQTRAELEKQREKLNREIAELQNTVKEIAKEKSLTQQQVTALSKQINLREQKINTITSEVAVINRHINANTAAVSKLKAELEKMKRDYEKMVMFAFRNRNAYNKLMFIFASKDFNQGFRRVKYLQQFNDSRKLKAADIENTKKQIEQKIAQLQADRNKQVALMKEQENEKRTISQQRSVYSGQLSELIVTERGVKKDITQKQKEERRINAAIKEIIRREIEAERRRAEAARRAAEAAAERNRKANEPTTNTKNKNAASSKSSNTARKSDSEVLRSTPEAVKLSNDFRSNRGSLPWPVSNAKVMQEFGSESVGRNVNWDHETVKIQTSSGAAVKAVFNGEVLSIVSMMGQRIVMIKHGEYFTVYMNLAGVSVSKGQKISTGQTIGTADVDSDTGVPMVEFSVLQGTTPLNPMSWLAR, from the coding sequence ATGAAGTTTAAAAAGACAATACTTGGTATAGCTGTTTTCCTATTCATGATTGGGATTTCATCGGCACAAACTCGAGCTGAACTTGAAAAGCAACGTGAGAAGCTCAATCGTGAAATTGCTGAATTACAAAATACGGTCAAAGAAATTGCAAAAGAAAAATCATTGACCCAACAACAAGTGACAGCATTGAGTAAGCAGATTAATTTGCGCGAGCAGAAGATAAATACCATTACTTCCGAAGTAGCTGTAATTAATAGACATATTAATGCCAACACGGCTGCAGTGAGTAAATTAAAGGCCGAATTGGAGAAGATGAAACGTGACTATGAGAAAATGGTTATGTTTGCTTTCAGAAATCGGAATGCATACAATAAATTGATGTTTATTTTTGCATCGAAAGATTTCAATCAAGGGTTTAGAAGAGTAAAGTATTTACAACAATTCAACGATTCTAGAAAGCTGAAAGCAGCTGACATCGAAAATACCAAGAAGCAGATCGAACAGAAAATTGCTCAGTTGCAAGCTGACCGCAACAAACAGGTTGCTTTAATGAAAGAGCAGGAAAATGAGAAGAGAACCATATCGCAACAAAGATCCGTTTATTCAGGGCAATTAAGTGAATTGATCGTTACAGAGCGTGGCGTGAAAAAAGATATTACGCAAAAACAAAAAGAGGAGCGTCGTATCAATGCAGCCATTAAGGAAATCATTAGAAGGGAAATTGAGGCTGAACGTCGCCGGGCTGAAGCTGCGCGCCGTGCGGCTGAAGCTGCAGCTGAGCGAAACCGTAAAGCAAATGAGCCTACAACGAATACAAAAAATAAAAATGCCGCAAGTTCAAAAAGCAGCAATACCGCGCGAAAATCAGATTCTGAAGTCTTACGTAGCACACCGGAAGCTGTTAAGCTTTCGAATGATTTTAGATCTAATCGCGGTAGTTTACCTTGGCCTGTTTCCAATGCGAAGGTTATGCAAGAGTTTGGTTCAGAAAGTGTGGGTAGAAATGTCAATTGGGATCATGAGACGGTTAAAATACAAACCTCGAGCGGTGCAGCTGTGAAAGCAGTATTTAATGGAGAAGTGTTAAGTATAGTTTCAATGATGGGGCAGCGTATTGTCATGATTAAACATGGGGAATACTTCACAGTGTATATGAATTTGGCAGGTGTAAGTGTTTCAAAAGGACAAAAAATAAGCACAGGTCAAACCATAGGAACAGCTGACGTCGACTCAGATACTGGGGTTCCGATGGTAGAGTTTTCTGTATTACAAGGAACGACACCACTCAACCCGATGTCATGGTTGGCTAGATAA
- the rpsI gene encoding 30S ribosomal protein S9 — protein sequence MSTTNTSGRRKTAVARIYLTAGSGNIIINGKDYKEYFPTLPLQYIATQSLNVAGELANFDVKVNVNGGGVKGQAEAVRLAIAKALVELNPEVKPALRAKGLVTRDDRMVERKKPGRRKARRRFQFSKR from the coding sequence ATGTCAACAACTAATACTTCAGGAAGAAGAAAAACTGCTGTTGCCCGCATTTACTTAACTGCTGGTAGCGGAAACATAATCATAAACGGTAAAGACTACAAAGAGTATTTCCCAACATTACCTTTGCAATACATCGCTACTCAATCTTTGAACGTAGCTGGTGAATTAGCAAACTTTGATGTAAAAGTAAACGTTAACGGAGGTGGTGTTAAAGGTCAAGCAGAAGCTGTTCGCTTAGCGATCGCAAAAGCATTGGTTGAGCTTAACCCAGAAGTTAAACCTGCATTACGTGCTAAAGGTTTAGTAACGCGTGATGACCGTATGGTTGAGCGTAAGAAACCAGGACGTCGTAAAGCTCGTAGAAGATTCCAATTCAGTAAACGTTAA